The Arachis duranensis cultivar V14167 chromosome 2, aradu.V14167.gnm2.J7QH, whole genome shotgun sequence genome has a window encoding:
- the LOC107476384 gene encoding uncharacterized protein LOC107476384, whose translation MENTTLKAENLKPVLLKAGVPLAVSMAGVIYAWIMAKKINNKAGITESEEDSGHGTMHEECSHSFSSMEDEEEEEKQHGITIGSHISVPSEKLVIHENHCFEQDIISGLRSRIEGLQMRELALSLQFDRYCDMKEQESLLVEIKNLLWLERARVEFLDKEISFLETENTKLENFMDQYLKILGQIEKWKSENKILEKKVERLKKRSNAQRRLIKEQNVRIRAEETEILRSHEALQRSVCVMNKLEDEMREMQKVLDELQFEKNELLKKLHSQEKAYATKIKEGFVSKEDYNKILNELEQIKKERAAEIEELNQLRLSNNSCLLNHEQEQEQEHDHYKVLEFEEKSAIMHYESDHELHHSFMEHCNNNIPSCFGSTQSDNHHHHDHGFSRRKRLIRRLRRWVEGSDEKVVRVKPMNFDPHHVPNSRNSCSSI comes from the exons ATGGAAAACACAACATTGAAAGCAGAGAATCTTAAACCTGTTCTTCTCAAAGCTGGTGTTCCTTTAGCTGTGTCCATGGCTGGTGTCATCTATGCATGGATCATGGCAAAGAAAATCAACAACAAAGCCGGAATCACGGAATCCGAAGAAGATTCCGGTCATGGAACCATGCATGAGGAATGTTCTCATAGCTTTTCTTCTatggaagatgaagaagaagaagaaaaacaacaTGGCATCACAATTGGTAGCCATATTAGTGTTCCTTCTGAGAAATTGGTGATCCATGAAAATCATTGTTTTGAACAAGATATTATTAGTGGTTTAAGAAGCAGGATTGAAGGTTTGCAAATGAGAGAATTGGCATTGAGTTTGCAATTTGATAG GTATTGTGACATGAAAGAGCAAGAATCTTTGTTGGTAGAAATCAAGAACTTGTTATGGTTAGAGAGGGCGCGAGTCGAGTTCTTAGACAAGGAGATCTCATTTCTGGAGACAGAGAACACGAAATTGGAGAATTTTATGGATCAATACCTTAAAATTCTTGGGCAAATTGAGAAATGGAAATCAGAGAACAAAATACTTGAAAAGAAGGTTGAAAGGTTGAAGAAGAGATCAAATGCGCAACGACGACTAATTAAGGAGCAAAATGTGAGGATAAGAGCAGAGGAAACAGAAATTCTGAGGAGTCATGAGGCATTACAAAGAAGTGTTTGTGTGATGAATAAGTTGGAGGATGAGATGAGAGAGATGCAAAAGGTTTTGGATGAGTTACAATTTGAGAAGAATGAACTTCTAAAGAAGCTTCATTCACAAGAAAAAGCATATGCAACTAAG ATTAAAGAAGGATTTGTAAGCAAGGAAGATTACAACAAGATTCTCAATGAATTGGAGCAAATCAAGAAGGAACGTGCAGCTGAAATTGAAGAACTTAATCAATTGCGTTTGTCTAATAATTCTTGCTTATTAAACCatgaacaagaacaagaacaagaacatgaTCATTATAAGGTGCTAGAATTTGAAGAAAAGAGTGCAATCATGCATTATGAATCAGACCATGAATTGCATCATTCTTTTATGGAGCATTGTAACAATAATATCCCTTCTTGCTTTGGTTCAACACAAAGtgataatcatcatcatcatgatcatgGTTTCTCAAGAAGGAAAAGATTGATAAGAAGGCTTAGAAGGTGGGTGGAAGGAAGTGATGAAAAGGTTGTTAGAGTGAAACCTATGAATTTTGATCCTCATCATGTTCCTAATTCAAGGAACTCTTGCTCCTCAATctag
- the LOC107476240 gene encoding peptidyl-prolyl cis-trans isomerase FKBP16-4, chloroplastic isoform X4: protein MQLSLFLHHHHHPMLLHNYCPLNSLHFTRTQTRLYNRNSYKIDEGRRALLSCLLITTFSGVYACDDAEAVSTSRRALRGAKIPETDFTTLPNGLKYYDLKVGQGAEAVKGSRVAVHYVAKWRGITFMTSRQGMGVGGGTPYGFDVGESERGNVLKGLDLGVQGMRVGGQRLLIVPPELAYGKKGVQEIPPNATIELDVELLSIKQSPFGTAVKIVEG, encoded by the exons ATGCAACTCTCTTTGTTCCTCCATCATCACCACCACCCTATGCTCCTTCATAATTATTGCCCTCTTAACTCTCTTCACTTCACAA GGACACAAACAAGACTTTACAATAGGAATTCATATAAG ATTGATGAAGGAAGAAGGGCATTGCTCAGTTGTCTCCTCATCACCACTT TTAGTGGAGTGTATGCATGTGATGATGCTGAAGCTGTTAGCACAAGTAGAAGAGCT CTAAGAGGAGCAAAAATTCCTGAAACTGATTTTACAACCCTACCTAATGGCTTGAA GTACTATGATTTGAAGGTTGGGCAAGGAGCCGAGGCTGTAAAAGGATCTCGTGTCGCG GTTCACTATGTTGCTAAGTGGAGAGGTATCACATTTATGACTAGTAGACAAGGAATGGGAGTTGGAGGAGGAACG CCCTATGGATTTGATGTAGGAGAATCCGAGAGGGGAAATGTTCTCAAAGGGTTGGATTTAGGTGTACAAGGCATGAGAGTGGGAGGCCAG AGATTACTAATTGTTCCTCCAGAACTTGCCTATGGAAAGAAGGGAGTCCAAGAAATACCTCCAAATGCAACAATAGAG tTGGATGTTGAACTGctttcaatcaaacaaagtcCATTCGG GACTGCGGTAAAGATTGTTGAAGGTTAA
- the LOC107476240 gene encoding peptidyl-prolyl cis-trans isomerase FKBP16-4, chloroplastic isoform X3: MQLSLFLHHHHHPMLLHNYCPLNSLHFTRTQTRLYNRNSYKIDEGRRALLSCLLITTFSVSGVYACDDAEAVSTSRRALRGAKIPETDFTTLPNGLKYYDLKVGQGAEAVKGSRVAVHYVAKWRGITFMTSRQGMGVGGGTPYGFDVGESERGNVLKGLDLGVQGMRVGGQRLLIVPPELAYGKKGVQEIPPNATIELDVELLSIKQSPFGTAVKIVEG, encoded by the exons ATGCAACTCTCTTTGTTCCTCCATCATCACCACCACCCTATGCTCCTTCATAATTATTGCCCTCTTAACTCTCTTCACTTCACAA GGACACAAACAAGACTTTACAATAGGAATTCATATAAG ATTGATGAAGGAAGAAGGGCATTGCTCAGTTGTCTCCTCATCACCACTT ttTCAGTTAGTGGAGTGTATGCATGTGATGATGCTGAAGCTGTTAGCACAAGTAGAAGAGCT CTAAGAGGAGCAAAAATTCCTGAAACTGATTTTACAACCCTACCTAATGGCTTGAA GTACTATGATTTGAAGGTTGGGCAAGGAGCCGAGGCTGTAAAAGGATCTCGTGTCGCG GTTCACTATGTTGCTAAGTGGAGAGGTATCACATTTATGACTAGTAGACAAGGAATGGGAGTTGGAGGAGGAACG CCCTATGGATTTGATGTAGGAGAATCCGAGAGGGGAAATGTTCTCAAAGGGTTGGATTTAGGTGTACAAGGCATGAGAGTGGGAGGCCAG AGATTACTAATTGTTCCTCCAGAACTTGCCTATGGAAAGAAGGGAGTCCAAGAAATACCTCCAAATGCAACAATAGAG tTGGATGTTGAACTGctttcaatcaaacaaagtcCATTCGG GACTGCGGTAAAGATTGTTGAAGGTTAA
- the LOC107476240 gene encoding peptidyl-prolyl cis-trans isomerase FKBP16-4, chloroplastic isoform X1, producing MQLSLFLHHHHHPMLLHNYCPLNSLHFTRTQTRLYNRNSYKVLPCNCSYSSSSSNKADIITSKIDEGRRALLSCLLITTFSVSGVYACDDAEAVSTSRRALRGAKIPETDFTTLPNGLKYYDLKVGQGAEAVKGSRVAVHYVAKWRGITFMTSRQGMGVGGGTPYGFDVGESERGNVLKGLDLGVQGMRVGGQRLLIVPPELAYGKKGVQEIPPNATIELDVELLSIKQSPFGTAVKIVEG from the exons ATGCAACTCTCTTTGTTCCTCCATCATCACCACCACCCTATGCTCCTTCATAATTATTGCCCTCTTAACTCTCTTCACTTCACAA GGACACAAACAAGACTTTACAATAGGAATTCATATAAGGTACTACCATGCAATTGttcatattcttcttcttcttccaacaAAGCTGATATAATTACTTCAAAGATTGATGAAGGAAGAAGGGCATTGCTCAGTTGTCTCCTCATCACCACTT ttTCAGTTAGTGGAGTGTATGCATGTGATGATGCTGAAGCTGTTAGCACAAGTAGAAGAGCT CTAAGAGGAGCAAAAATTCCTGAAACTGATTTTACAACCCTACCTAATGGCTTGAA GTACTATGATTTGAAGGTTGGGCAAGGAGCCGAGGCTGTAAAAGGATCTCGTGTCGCG GTTCACTATGTTGCTAAGTGGAGAGGTATCACATTTATGACTAGTAGACAAGGAATGGGAGTTGGAGGAGGAACG CCCTATGGATTTGATGTAGGAGAATCCGAGAGGGGAAATGTTCTCAAAGGGTTGGATTTAGGTGTACAAGGCATGAGAGTGGGAGGCCAG AGATTACTAATTGTTCCTCCAGAACTTGCCTATGGAAAGAAGGGAGTCCAAGAAATACCTCCAAATGCAACAATAGAG tTGGATGTTGAACTGctttcaatcaaacaaagtcCATTCGG GACTGCGGTAAAGATTGTTGAAGGTTAA
- the LOC107476240 gene encoding peptidyl-prolyl cis-trans isomerase FKBP16-4, chloroplastic isoform X2, whose protein sequence is MQLSLFLHHHHHPMLLHNYCPLNSLHFTRTQTRLYNRNSYKVLPCNCSYSSSSSNKADIITSKIDEGRRALLSCLLITTFSGVYACDDAEAVSTSRRALRGAKIPETDFTTLPNGLKYYDLKVGQGAEAVKGSRVAVHYVAKWRGITFMTSRQGMGVGGGTPYGFDVGESERGNVLKGLDLGVQGMRVGGQRLLIVPPELAYGKKGVQEIPPNATIELDVELLSIKQSPFGTAVKIVEG, encoded by the exons ATGCAACTCTCTTTGTTCCTCCATCATCACCACCACCCTATGCTCCTTCATAATTATTGCCCTCTTAACTCTCTTCACTTCACAA GGACACAAACAAGACTTTACAATAGGAATTCATATAAGGTACTACCATGCAATTGttcatattcttcttcttcttccaacaAAGCTGATATAATTACTTCAAAGATTGATGAAGGAAGAAGGGCATTGCTCAGTTGTCTCCTCATCACCACTT TTAGTGGAGTGTATGCATGTGATGATGCTGAAGCTGTTAGCACAAGTAGAAGAGCT CTAAGAGGAGCAAAAATTCCTGAAACTGATTTTACAACCCTACCTAATGGCTTGAA GTACTATGATTTGAAGGTTGGGCAAGGAGCCGAGGCTGTAAAAGGATCTCGTGTCGCG GTTCACTATGTTGCTAAGTGGAGAGGTATCACATTTATGACTAGTAGACAAGGAATGGGAGTTGGAGGAGGAACG CCCTATGGATTTGATGTAGGAGAATCCGAGAGGGGAAATGTTCTCAAAGGGTTGGATTTAGGTGTACAAGGCATGAGAGTGGGAGGCCAG AGATTACTAATTGTTCCTCCAGAACTTGCCTATGGAAAGAAGGGAGTCCAAGAAATACCTCCAAATGCAACAATAGAG tTGGATGTTGAACTGctttcaatcaaacaaagtcCATTCGG GACTGCGGTAAAGATTGTTGAAGGTTAA
- the LOC107476239 gene encoding cactin produces the protein MGSKSRKERRSRRSDDSESESPSSRSDDSDSRDSSPERGSKRRQRSSRRSSHVSSSSRSRRQSRRDSDSSYEDDSDDSADRGGSRNKKKSSRNITEEEIAQYLAKKAQRKALKVAKKLKTNTVSGYSNDSNPFGDSNLNEKFVWRKKIERDVSHGVPIDAFSVKAEKKRQRERMAEIEKVKKRREERALEKAQHEEEMALLARERARAEFQDWEKREEEFHFDQSKVRSEIRLREGRAKPIDVLTKQLNGSDDLDIEINEPYMVFKGLTVKEMEELRDDIKMHLDLDRATPTHEQYWEALLLVCDWELAEARRKDALDRARVRGEEPPAELLAEERGLHASVEEDVKKLLEGKTHAELEALQAHIESEMRTGTAKVVEYWEAVLKRLHIYKAKACLKEIHAKMLRKHLQLLEQPLDGEDKVEDAHAFKSEEETEDLKVRSADESFSPEPIRAKEHEVEDEPGSFSPELLHGDEDEEAIDPEEDRALLEQKRMAVLEEQQRRIQEAMASKPAPSEDNFEMKAMKAMGAMEDGDAVFGSGAEVNLDSQVYWWHDKYRPRKPKYFNRVHTGYEWNKYNQTHYDHDNPPPKIVQGYKFNIFYPDLVDKTKAPTYTIEKDGSNGETCIIRFHAGPPYEDIAFRIVNKEWEYSHKKGFKCTFERGILHVYFNFKRYRYRR, from the exons ATGGGTAGTAAGAGTAGGAAAGAAAGGAGGTCTAGAAGATCAGATGATTCTGAATCAGAGTCGCCTTCTTCACGCTCAGATGATTCAGACAGCCGTGATTCATCCCCTGAGAGGGGTTCCAAGAGGCGGCAGAGAAGCAGTCGTCGCAGCAGTCACGTTAGCAGCAGTAGTCGATCCCGGAGGCAGAGTAGGCGTGACTCAGATAGTTCCTATGAAGATGACAGTGATGATAGTGCTGATAGGGGTGGTAGCAGGAATAAGAAAAAATCCTCCAGGAACATCACTGAAGAGGAAATAGCACAGTACTTGGCTAAAAAGGCCCAGAGAAAG GCTTTGAAAGTTGCTAAGAAATTAAAGACTAATACTGTATCTGGGTATTCAAATGACTCGAATCCGTTTGGTGACTCTAATCTTAATGAGAA GTTTGTCTGGCGTAAGAAGATTGAGCGCGATGTTTCTCATGGGGTGCCTATTGATGCTTTTTCAGTTAAAGCTGAGAAAAAGAGACAGAGAGAAAGGATG GCTGAaattgaaaaagtgaaaaaaagaagagaggaaaGGGCACTTGAGAAAGCACAACATGAGGAAGAGATG GCTTTGTTAGCTAGAGAACGTGCTAGAGCTGAGTTCCAGGACTgggaaaaaagagaagaggag TTTCATTTTGATCAAAGCAAGGTTAGGTCAGAGATTAGATTGCGTGAAGGGCGTGCCAAGCCAATTGATGTTCTAACCAAGCAGCTGAATGGCTCTGATGATTTGGATATAGAAATAAATGAACCATACATGGTCTTCAAG GGTTTGACGGTGAAAGAAATGGAAGAGCTTCGTGATGACATCAAAATGCATCTGGACCTTGACAGGGCCACCCCCACCCATGAACAATATTGGGAG GCACTTCTTCTGGTGTGTGATTGGGAGCTAGCTGAAGCACGAAGAAAGGATGCACTTGATCGAGCTAGGGTGCGAGGAGAAGAACCTCCAGCCGAGCTGCTTGCAGAAGAAAGGGGTCTGCATGCTAGTGTTGAGGAGGACGTGAAGAAGCTTTTGGAGGGGAAGACACATGCAGAGTTGGAAGCTTTACAAGCTCATATTGAGTCAGAGATGCGTACTGGTACTGCAAAGGTGGTTGAGTATTGGGAGGCTGTTTTAAAACGTCTCCATATATACAAGGCCAAG GCTTGTTTGAAAGAAATTCATGCCAAAATGTTGCGCAAGCATTTGCAACTCCTTGAACAACCATTGGATGGTGAGGATAAAGTGGAAGATGCTCATGCTTTCAAATCTGAGGAAGAAACTGAGGATCTCAAGG TCCGATCCGCAGATGAATCATTTTCACCAGAGCCCATTAGAGCAAAGGAACATGAAGTTGAAGATGAGCCCGGGTCATTTTCGCCAGAACTATTGCACGGTGATGAAGATGAGGAAGCCATTGATCCTGAAGAAGATCGGGCACTATTG GAGCAGAAACGTATGGCTGTATTGGAAGAGCAGCAAAGACGTATTCAGGAAGCGATGGCGTCAAAGCCTGCTCCATCTGAAGATAACTTCGAGATGAAAGCCATGAAAGCTATGGGAGCTATGGAAGATGGAGATGCAGTGTTTGGCTCTGGTGCTGAAGTGAATCTAGATTCACAG GTTTATTGGTGGCACGACAAGTACCGGCCGAGGAAGCCGAAATATTTCAATCGCGTTCACACTGGATACGAGTGGAACAAATATAATCAGACTCACTATGATCATGACAATCCacctccaaagattgtgcaagGGTATAAATTCAATATTTTCTACCCTGATCTTGTAGACAAGACAAAAGCCCCAACCTACACTATTGAGAAGGATGGCAGCAATGGCGAGACTTGCATCATAAGATTCCATGCAGGGCCGCCATACGAAGATATC GCTTTCCGCATTGTTAACAAGGAATGGGAGTATTCTCATAAGAAGGGATTCAAGTGCACCTTTGAGCGCGGAATTCTACACGTTTACTTCAATTTCAAACGCTACCGTTACCGCCGATAA